Proteins encoded within one genomic window of Flavobacterium oreochromis:
- a CDS encoding DUF3568 domain-containing protein has product MFILDSKVEIGEYVFNSIHEIEITKSVEDMSDTAVIKLPTRFKVRQNDEQKYTENAIKVGDKVVITLAYEGKYSGVEFTGFVKKISPKTPLEIHCEDSLWLLRRKNITKSWESTTMKEILKEVVKDTPVQLADNIPHVKLDKWIIKNANGAQVLESLKKDLLMSVFIDDAGKLYCGLEQLTNVSQTVVYDLNYNLVENNLEFKTKEDRKIKIKYTYIDKENKRQSIEVGDPDGEQRTYHTSVISDTKKLEEMAKAEIEKLKYDGFEGDVTGFLIPFATRGMKAKILDSEHPNREGNYFIKKVVTTFGTGGARRKVTIGNRL; this is encoded by the coding sequence ATGTTTATACTTGATAGTAAGGTAGAAATTGGGGAGTACGTTTTTAACTCTATTCACGAAATCGAAATAACAAAATCGGTTGAGGATATGAGTGACACGGCAGTAATAAAATTGCCAACGCGCTTTAAAGTAAGGCAGAACGACGAGCAAAAATATACCGAAAACGCAATTAAAGTGGGCGACAAAGTTGTTATCACTTTGGCCTATGAGGGAAAATACTCCGGTGTTGAGTTTACCGGTTTTGTAAAAAAGATTAGCCCTAAAACACCTCTTGAAATTCATTGCGAGGACTCCCTTTGGTTGCTTAGACGTAAGAACATAACAAAGAGTTGGGAAAGTACCACAATGAAAGAAATTTTAAAGGAGGTTGTAAAAGATACTCCGGTACAATTGGCCGATAATATACCGCACGTTAAGTTAGATAAATGGATTATCAAAAACGCAAACGGTGCTCAGGTTCTTGAGAGTTTGAAAAAAGATTTACTAATGTCTGTTTTCATTGATGACGCGGGCAAATTGTATTGCGGTCTAGAACAACTCACAAATGTTAGCCAAACTGTGGTTTATGATCTAAACTACAATTTAGTTGAAAATAACCTCGAGTTTAAAACCAAAGAGGACAGGAAAATAAAAATTAAGTACACGTACATAGACAAAGAAAACAAGCGGCAAAGTATTGAAGTTGGTGACCCTGACGGGGAGCAAAGAACTTACCATACCTCTGTTATTTCTGACACTAAAAAATTGGAGGAAATGGCAAAAGCCGAAATTGAAAAATTGAAATATGACGGTTTCGAGGGCGATGTTACAGGCTTTTTAATTCCATTCGCCACCAGGGGAATGAAAGCAAAAATTTTGGACAGCGAACACCCAAACAGAGAGGGAAACTATTTTATTAAAAAAGTAGTCACCACGTTTGGAACCGGAGGAGCTCGTCGAAAGGTAACGATAGGTAATAGACTGTAA
- a CDS encoding DUF6046 domain-containing protein gives MTKDDEVINIKGVCINIDEPELYPADQVAILNDIYEIDDALEIESNAFFELFGIRKLAIEDIKFDEMVGESGLQSYTISAISDQDFYADLNEKDTEKNNLLG, from the coding sequence ATTACTAAAGACGACGAGGTCATTAATATAAAAGGGGTTTGTATCAATATTGATGAACCGGAACTTTACCCGGCTGACCAAGTGGCGATATTAAACGATATATACGAGATTGACGATGCCCTCGAGATTGAATCGAATGCCTTTTTTGAGCTCTTTGGAATTAGAAAGCTAGCAATTGAAGACATTAAGTTTGACGAAATGGTTGGGGAATCAGGGCTACAGAGTTACACGATTTCGGCAATTAGCGACCAAGATTTTTACGCTGATTTAAACGAAAAAGACACGGAGAAAAATAATTTATTAGGCTAA
- a CDS encoding DUF2586 family protein, translating to MSLPNIKFNISKNGLGLATAEIQKIPGLILTGVTVSGTNKVTAGVAYQIFSLEEAENLGIEATGTNAFAHKHIAAFYGEAQKGAELWFMVVPGTITLTEMADLTNPYAKKLLSDAKGKIRVLGFLKKSGTTETITDGLDADVHTAVVKAQVLADDFASRYFPVRTVISGNKFSGTVADLKDYSTTEFNRVSILLANNDGSKEASIGLFLGRHAIIPSQRKVSRVKDGAIEPLAAYFTNGGPVESLDTAWDAISNKNYIFLRGFANRSGYWLTGDQTLTLPTDDFKIQSRGLVMDEAVLIAYDTMIEELSDEIPVTESGTVHPAIIKGWQNKIESNINRNMIQVGKLSSAKAFIDENQAVLTNNEIVIQLQLLPVGYSDFITINIGFTTKIE from the coding sequence ATGAGTTTACCAAACATAAAATTTAACATCTCAAAGAACGGTTTGGGATTGGCAACTGCCGAAATACAAAAAATACCTGGTCTTATTTTAACCGGTGTTACTGTATCAGGAACTAACAAGGTTACGGCTGGCGTTGCTTACCAAATCTTCTCGCTTGAGGAGGCCGAAAACTTAGGTATTGAGGCGACAGGAACCAACGCTTTTGCGCATAAGCACATAGCGGCGTTTTACGGCGAAGCCCAAAAAGGTGCCGAGCTTTGGTTTATGGTTGTTCCGGGAACTATTACACTTACCGAAATGGCCGATTTAACCAACCCATACGCAAAGAAGCTATTATCTGACGCAAAAGGTAAAATTCGTGTTTTAGGGTTCTTGAAAAAATCGGGAACAACGGAAACAATCACCGACGGTTTAGACGCTGATGTACATACGGCAGTTGTTAAAGCTCAGGTGTTAGCCGATGACTTTGCAAGTAGATACTTTCCAGTTCGTACAGTAATCTCCGGGAATAAGTTTTCGGGAACTGTAGCCGATTTAAAGGATTACTCTACTACGGAGTTTAACCGTGTATCAATTTTATTGGCAAATAACGACGGCTCAAAAGAGGCCTCAATTGGTTTGTTTTTAGGCCGACACGCAATTATTCCAAGCCAAAGAAAAGTATCCCGAGTTAAAGACGGTGCAATTGAACCGCTAGCGGCTTATTTCACTAACGGGGGGCCTGTGGAATCATTAGACACCGCTTGGGACGCAATATCAAATAAGAACTACATCTTTTTGAGAGGCTTTGCGAATCGCTCAGGTTATTGGTTAACTGGAGACCAAACTCTAACACTTCCAACGGATGACTTTAAAATACAATCGCGTGGTTTGGTAATGGACGAGGCTGTTTTAATTGCCTATGATACAATGATTGAGGAGTTGTCGGATGAAATCCCAGTAACTGAGTCAGGAACTGTACACCCGGCAATCATTAAAGGGTGGCAAAATAAAATCGAAAGTAACATTAACCGAAATATGATTCAAGTCGGAAAACTTTCAAGTGCGAAAGCCTTTATCGACGAAAATCAGGCCGTTTTAACTAATAACGAAATAGTTATTCAGTTACAGTTATTGCCGGTTGGGTATAGCGATTTTATTACAATTAATATCGGATTCACAACAAAAATAGAATAA
- a CDS encoding N-acetylmuramoyl-L-alanine amidase, with the protein MHCTATAQSATVENIKNYWREHLRWQKPGYHFIIMPNGTVVPLLPIEEVSNGVKGFNSVSINISYIGGVDGKGKPKDNRTEAQKVSLLKLLKDLKRNFQPR; encoded by the coding sequence GTGCATTGCACCGCAACGGCACAGAGTGCAACCGTTGAAAACATTAAAAATTATTGGCGTGAACATCTTAGATGGCAAAAGCCCGGCTATCATTTTATAATAATGCCAAACGGGACTGTGGTTCCATTATTGCCAATTGAGGAGGTTTCCAATGGCGTGAAAGGCTTTAATAGCGTATCTATAAATATCTCCTACATAGGAGGCGTTGATGGAAAAGGAAAGCCAAAAGATAATAGAACTGAAGCACAAAAGGTAAGCTTATTAAAATTACTCAAGGACTTAAAAAGAAATTTCCAACCGCGATAA
- a CDS encoding oxidase: MNDILLDSNGDLSFKNGDLEIGYSNNQHQEHILIANKGEFREFPELGVSIVQMLDDDDYMSVLIEAKKNLEYDGMKINNIKFEANGNLNIDGDYK; encoded by the coding sequence ATGAACGATATACTTTTAGACAGTAATGGCGATTTAAGTTTCAAGAATGGGGACTTAGAAATAGGATACTCCAACAACCAACATCAAGAGCATATTTTGATTGCCAACAAAGGAGAATTTAGGGAGTTCCCTGAGCTTGGTGTCAGCATTGTTCAAATGCTTGACGACGACGACTATATGAGCGTATTAATTGAGGCCAAAAAGAACCTTGAGTATGACGGTATGAAAATCAACAACATCAAATTTGAAGCTAACGGAAATTTAAACATCGATGGGGATTACAAGTAA
- a CDS encoding terminase gpP N-terminus-related DNA-binding protein, with protein MGITSKKLKPIEEETNENNLSSGRLKNSERDKKMQDALGLYIRGYSLQTISEMETIRVGVKTLTAWKKAHNWDEEKSLQNISPNEIKKMIRSNIAAIKTGKQMPYKPDDISKLAAAWEKMDDNKKKAVYSMEAFDSFVDWFTDIVAKSKGAKRDKNLEILKTVRTLQDSYIETLI; from the coding sequence ATGGGGATTACAAGTAAAAAATTAAAGCCGATTGAGGAGGAAACTAACGAGAATAATTTAAGTAGTGGCAGGCTTAAAAACTCCGAAAGAGATAAAAAAATGCAAGACGCTCTTGGCCTGTACATTCGCGGATATTCTTTGCAAACGATTTCCGAAATGGAAACAATTCGAGTAGGTGTTAAAACATTAACGGCTTGGAAAAAAGCTCATAATTGGGATGAGGAGAAAAGCCTCCAAAATATCTCGCCAAACGAAATCAAAAAAATGATTCGCTCAAATATTGCAGCAATTAAAACGGGTAAACAAATGCCATATAAACCGGATGATATTTCAAAGTTAGCGGCAGCATGGGAAAAAATGGACGACAATAAGAAAAAGGCGGTTTACTCAATGGAGGCTTTCGACAGCTTTGTTGATTGGTTTACCGACATAGTGGCTAAATCAAAAGGGGCAAAAAGGGATAAAAACCTCGAGATTTTAAAAACCGTTAGAACATTACAAGACAGTTACATTGAAACCTTAATATAA
- a CDS encoding DUF1320 domain-containing protein yields the protein MRRTKTFNEVAKTRYDEAMLWLEKVSEGKIKPPLPIRLNDTNGDGTPDTPATFMKCGSRKNYKNHF from the coding sequence ATTCGCCGTACTAAGACTTTCAACGAGGTTGCAAAAACAAGATACGACGAGGCTATGTTATGGCTTGAGAAAGTATCAGAGGGAAAAATTAAGCCACCTTTGCCGATCAGGTTAAACGACACAAACGGCGATGGAACTCCCGACACTCCGGCAACATTTATGAAATGCGGTAGCCGTAAAAACTATAAAAATCACTTTTAA
- a CDS encoding phage morphogenesis protein — MASLADLQNLLNKAAKEMPDKALRIIGVEGLNFIQKNFRDEGFTDVSTKKWEERKTEDNRGRDITRYRTNRRGKQGNLNRYGSKNKDRAILVGHGTGGDKLKSSFRHRISLGSSSVSFYTYKGYAARHNEGLDGMPKRQFMGKSEYLNKQIAAKIKKELDKLLR, encoded by the coding sequence ATGGCCAGTTTAGCAGACTTACAAAACTTATTAAATAAGGCGGCAAAAGAAATGCCGGATAAAGCCTTACGGATTATTGGTGTTGAGGGTTTGAACTTCATTCAAAAGAATTTTAGAGACGAGGGCTTTACTGACGTGAGTACAAAAAAATGGGAAGAAAGAAAAACCGAAGACAATCGAGGCCGAGACATTACCCGTTACAGAACCAACCGACGAGGGAAACAGGGAAATCTTAACCGATACGGTAGCAAGAATAAAGACCGGGCAATATTGGTCGGTCATGGAACTGGAGGCGATAAACTAAAGAGCTCATTCCGGCACCGAATAAGTTTAGGCAGCTCCTCAGTAAGTTTTTACACTTATAAAGGTTATGCCGCAAGACATAACGAGGGATTAGACGGAATGCCAAAACGTCAATTTATGGGTAAATCTGAATATTTAAACAAGCAGATTGCCGCGAAAATTAAAAAGGAATTAGATAAATTATTACGATAG
- a CDS encoding DUF935 domain-containing protein: MEVEDNKQLKKQPQDQQKTRFIYLATLWGKKVNLSGGDAHNIEKVTQLMVDVIRRQRRLWRKELNDWTAPRYARYQAEIPKTYPMQELYQDVMLDGHLTGITGNRTLRTTNKDYIFTIDGIKDDALTELIKDKEWFENVIQWAHESTYYGYSLIWVSDWAKGEIKKVELIDRGIVIPEHSVLLYDVNSDKGIDYSEIKDILLYAQFYDNIGLLEKAAVYTILKRHSWGSWDEFEELFGIPIRIAKIASQSETVKNEVAGWLEEMGSAPYGVFPIGTEVDIKENSKTDSFNVFFQKIKALDAELSKLVLHQTMTTENGSSKSQGEVHENTLNEVIYADEKKELAFLNNKLVPAMRLLGYKIPDKAKIAVEKTTDPKSKLKSIAN; the protein is encoded by the coding sequence TTGGAAGTAGAGGACAACAAGCAGTTGAAAAAACAACCGCAAGACCAACAAAAAACACGGTTCATTTATCTGGCAACGCTTTGGGGGAAAAAAGTAAACCTTTCCGGCGGTGATGCCCATAATATTGAAAAGGTTACTCAATTAATGGTTGACGTAATTCGTCGTCAAAGGAGGCTTTGGCGTAAAGAGTTGAACGACTGGACGGCGCCAAGATATGCACGTTATCAGGCCGAAATACCTAAAACTTACCCGATGCAAGAACTTTATCAAGATGTTATGCTTGACGGCCATTTAACGGGTATCACGGGAAACCGAACTTTACGAACAACAAACAAAGATTACATTTTTACCATTGATGGCATTAAAGACGACGCTTTAACAGAACTTATAAAGGATAAGGAATGGTTCGAAAACGTTATTCAATGGGCGCACGAATCAACTTACTACGGATATTCTCTAATTTGGGTAAGTGATTGGGCAAAAGGAGAAATTAAAAAAGTTGAGCTCATCGATAGAGGTATCGTTATACCTGAGCATAGTGTGCTTTTATATGACGTTAACTCGGATAAGGGTATCGATTACAGCGAAATAAAAGACATTCTTTTATATGCCCAATTTTACGATAATATAGGTTTATTAGAAAAGGCCGCCGTTTATACAATTCTAAAACGTCACTCGTGGGGAAGTTGGGACGAATTCGAGGAGCTTTTCGGTATTCCGATCAGGATTGCAAAAATTGCCTCTCAAAGTGAAACCGTCAAAAATGAGGTTGCCGGTTGGCTTGAGGAAATGGGGTCAGCTCCTTATGGTGTTTTCCCAATTGGTACAGAGGTTGACATTAAAGAAAATAGTAAAACGGATTCTTTTAACGTATTCTTTCAAAAGATTAAAGCATTGGACGCTGAGCTTTCAAAGTTAGTTTTACATCAAACAATGACTACCGAAAACGGCTCAAGTAAATCACAGGGGGAAGTACACGAAAACACCTTAAACGAGGTTATTTATGCAGATGAAAAGAAAGAGCTTGCTTTCTTAAATAATAAGTTGGTTCCGGCAATGCGCCTACTTGGTTATAAAATACCTGACAAAGCAAAAATTGCAGTTGAAAAAACTACCGACCCGAAAAGCAAATTAAAATCGATAGCCAATTAA
- a CDS encoding phage head morphogenesis protein, protein MFYRTNCCSTPIQLDKTDKIDLSGLFEDYIKEIFGTREISSENQQKAVELYYNTFAKGVDVGYSPSLEMYDPALAHSLKYNIAQFSALKETSFRKQLEAALVKDGKIVPWSEFKKVADSLNIDYNRRWLETEYHHTVAAANMAEKWQDFEADADLYPNLKIVTAGDARVRDSHRVLDGVILPINHPFWKTHTPPFDWGCRCIIIQTDEEPDEKAPNFKFKEEFKNNPYYSGKVFKSNPYADGLRNDEIKEAKKNLSTFLESETNLINTKNSRVKISLGADYQDLRRNYQVADICSKKLNIDFLIRTHSELKGLTNPEYLIFNKFLGDRKSIDGLNNMRGVIDDAKKTNAKQGS, encoded by the coding sequence TTGTTTTACCGTACGAATTGTTGTAGTACGCCTATACAATTAGATAAAACGGATAAAATCGACTTAAGCGGGCTATTTGAGGACTACATTAAGGAAATATTTGGAACTCGTGAAATAAGCTCGGAAAACCAACAAAAAGCCGTTGAGCTTTATTATAACACTTTTGCTAAAGGTGTCGATGTTGGTTACAGTCCAAGCTTGGAAATGTACGACCCGGCTTTAGCTCATTCGTTAAAATACAACATTGCTCAATTTTCTGCTCTCAAAGAAACGAGCTTTAGAAAACAATTAGAGGCCGCTCTTGTAAAAGACGGTAAAATTGTGCCGTGGTCAGAATTTAAGAAAGTAGCGGATAGCCTTAATATAGACTATAATCGCCGTTGGTTAGAAACTGAATATCACCATACAGTTGCGGCCGCCAATATGGCCGAAAAATGGCAAGATTTTGAGGCCGATGCAGACCTGTATCCAAACCTTAAAATTGTAACCGCCGGTGATGCTCGAGTAAGGGATTCGCACAGGGTTTTAGATGGCGTGATTTTACCAATTAATCACCCTTTTTGGAAAACACATACACCGCCTTTCGATTGGGGTTGCCGCTGTATAATTATACAAACAGACGAGGAGCCGGACGAAAAGGCACCGAATTTTAAGTTTAAAGAGGAATTTAAAAATAACCCCTATTATAGTGGAAAAGTTTTTAAAAGTAATCCTTACGCTGATGGATTAAGAAACGACGAAATAAAAGAGGCCAAGAAAAACCTCTCTACTTTCTTGGAGTCTGAAACAAACTTAATAAATACTAAAAACTCACGTGTTAAAATTAGTTTAGGAGCCGATTATCAAGACTTAAGAAGAAACTACCAAGTTGCCGACATTTGCTCTAAAAAGCTAAATATTGATTTCTTAATCAGAACGCACTCAGAGCTCAAAGGACTTACTAACCCGGAGTATTTAATTTTTAATAAATTTCTTGGTGATCGTAAATCAATTGATGGTTTGAATAATATGCGCGGAGTTATTGACGACGCCAAAAAAACAAATGCTAAACAAGGCAGTTAA